GATACCAAAACAGGGAAAGAGTAGAGGCACATAAGCGCCTATAGGTTTATCGCTGGTGAAATGATCGATGACAGGTAACGGACTTTGTTTGTCTACATTGGCAGCGTACTTTGCTGCCAGCGGTTCATAAAAGTGAAAATGCGGGCCACAGAAACCGCTTTGCTGTTGTTTATGATCGTACATATCCAGGCTAGTACTATGTAAATGCGACAGGTGATAACCGTCGATATAGTTTTCTACCACCAGCTTCCAGTTCGCCTGAATTTCATGGCTGGTTGAAGAGTTGGAATATTCGATCAGTTCACTTATTTTATGAGGCCCAAGATAAGCGTCTACGCCTTGTCGCCATTCTTCCAGCGAAAGTGCTTTCGGGTCTGAATGCACCCAGATCATATTATCCCAGCAACTGATCTGTGCGGCGTGTAAGCCCAGGGTGCTTTTATCCAGGTCGGCAAACTCTTCTTTCTGCTGGGGAACGGCGATCAGATTACCTTTAAAGTCGTAGCTCCAGTCGTGGTATGGGCATGTAATTGCTTTACCTGCCTTACCGCAGGTACGCAGCAGCTGAGTCCCCCGGTGACGGCAGATATTATGAAATGCCCGCAGTTCTGCATCTGGTCCCCGAATAATCATAATGTTGTTACGTCCGGCCTGGACGGTAAGAAAGTCGCCGGGCTCGGGTAAGTCTTCGACAAAGCCGGCAAACTGCCAATTTTGTTCAAATACCGTTGCCATTTCCCGGTTAAACCAGGCGTCTGAGGTATAGGCTGATTTAGGTAGCAAAAGGGCACTTTTTATCGACATACAAATACCTTTAGTCGGCTGGTGTAATCCGTGTTTGATCCTTCATTGCCTGCTTTTACAAGTTGGCAGTTTACGTTGAATTTGTCTAACCATCAGATCAGCTGATTCAGTGTTGTTTGTGTATGCCTGTACAGGTTAGGAAAAAGTGTATTGATGTCTTTATTGGCAACACCGAACCAGCGTGCCAGCTCGGCATATAGCTGCTCTGTTGCTGTCGTTGGTATCAGCACGCCATTACCTGCGTCTAGCGGGTTGTTGTCACCCAGGCTTAGTGACGGATACTGACCATAAATATTGCCGCCGTTAATAGGTTTGCCCATTACCAGAGTATTACCACCCCAGCCGTGATCAGTACCGTTGCCGTTAGACGTCAGGGTGCGGCCAAAGTCTGAGCCGGTAAATGTAATAACTTGTTCATCAATGCCCAGTTCTTCAAGGCTTTGCTGGAATTCACCTAATGCCTGACTGAGTATCTGAAGCATACGCTGATGGTTGTTTAACAGTTCATCATGATGATCCCAGCCAATGTAGCGCAGAAAAAAAGTCTGCTGTTGCTGGTTTAACCTGTCTGCGGCTTTAATACTGCCGGCGACAACTTTCAGCTGCTGCGAGAGTGGTGTATCTGAAAAGCGAGTATTAATGTCTACCGGCGTAATAGCATCGCGGAATACCTGGTGCCGGGACTGTGCCTGGCGGGTTTGCGCCAGGTAACTTTGCTTAAAGGGATCATGTTGATAGTCAGTGCTGAGTAAGGTTTCAAAGCTTTCCAGTAAAGCCGCATTCAGTGGTGTTTTCTGTTCGTTAACAATTAGCCCGATGCTGCCCTTATCCGTAATACTGTAATGGCTGCTTAATATGCCATTTTGCATGATGTTACTGCCAGCCAGAGAGATATTCATCGGAATCTGATTATCTGACCGGCGTGGTTGTAGTGCATCTGAAAGGTAGCCAAACCAGCCTTGATTGATGCGTGCCTCGGGGCGTGAGGTTTGCCAGTGCTTAAACTGGTCTGCATGGGACAGTAAGCCCAGCGGTAATTTTGCAGAACCGTTATTCATTGCCTGCTTGCTGGTAGGTTCAATCATTGGTGCAATATTGCTGATAAATGCCAGATCCTGTTTATTAAACAGCTGCTGTATCTCTGGCATGGACGGATGTACACCGAATTCTCTGCCTTGCTGATCATTGCGGTTTTCCAGCGGTAGCAGGCTACTTTGCGATAATGCCAGATTACTACGGCTGTTACGGTATTCCTGATAATGTCGGTTATTGCTGGGAACCAGCATATTAAAGCTGTCGTTGCCGCCATCAAGCATAATGAATACCAGTGCTTTCCTGGCCGGCTTTATGCGTATGTCTCCGGGCATCGGAGCATTATCTGCGGCAAATGCGGAGGCACTAAATACCGGTGCTGTTCCGCTTAGCATGCCTGTTCCTGCTAATGTCAGGCCGGATTTAAGCAAATTACGGCGACTCTTCTTTGGTGTAGATGAATTTAACTGAGTCATTATCAGGCCTCCAATACTGTGAATTCAGGTGAAATTGTCAGCATGAAAGCGATGGTCTGAACCACCCAGGCTGGCTGATCGCGATAATGCTTAAAAGCGTCTTTAATCTGTGGCTTGATACTCAGGTCGGTTTTCCCGGTCAGCAACAGACTCATCTGGTCAATCAGAGCATCATGTTGTTCAGGGTCTTTAGCCATCGCTATCTGATTTGCAAAGTTTAACTGCAGTTTATTGTGTTCATCAGTGTTGAGAATATCCGGGTTCAGTTCGGGTACGTTATGAATTCCCGGAGTACTGTTTATACGGGTGCTGACGACAGGCAGATATTCACCGAAAAACCAGTAATACATCATATTTACATAGGCAATTGAGGTTGCGGATGTATGCAGTTCAAATTCAGGCGCGACCAGACCTGCTAATTCAAGTGGTCCGTGAGGTGTAAAGTCCGGTTTATAAAAATTGAAAACTGTTGGTGATGACAACGGATGCTGTTGTAAAAGTGTTTGGATATCATCACCGATCAGCCATAGCTTGCCGGAGCGGTTATTGGCGTTAAACGCCCTGAGTATCTGCGTTGTGCGTAATAACGGAGACTTAAGTTTTTGTGACTGAATAGTGAGGCCTGCTTCCTGGCGTGCCGAAGGCAGACGCTTTCTGGCAGCAAACTCACGTTGTGGATAACTAAGAACTGCTTTGATTACTGCCTTGAGATTACCTTCTTTACCAAACATAGCTGCGACTGATTTCACGTAAGCCTTTGAAGGATTGGAGGTTACCAGCTGATTGATCAGATGAGTTGCTATGAAAGGCGCGGTGTTAGGATGAGCTACCAGCTGTTGTATGGTGGAGTAAATTTCCCTGGCTGCTCCCTGCTCTGCTGGCAACTTTACCCGGCCATTTAGTAATTCTTTAGCGCTGCGATCGTGACGATCTTCATCAATAGACATTGAATTTGTCATATTGACGAATGGCGGTACTTTGTAGGTTTTGTCGATACCATCATCAAAACTGACTGGGTAGCCGTTATAACTGCTTTGCCAAAAGCTGGTATCCCATTCGTATTCATAAGCAGAGGCTTTGAGTCCGGTGAATACTTTGGCTAGCTGTCTGATATCTTCATTGTTATAACTGGCCTGTGGCTGGCCATTATTGCCAGGTTTTCGGCTACCATCCGGATTGAGTTCATAGAGGCCTATGGTAAATAACTGCATGATTTCACGGGCATAATTCTCATCAGGATGAATATGTTCAGTTGGGTCGGCTTTTTGGTTATTCATGTGTGACAGGTAGACACCCATACAAGGATGCATGCTGACATCGTATAGCAGATCGCTGTAATTACCGAAGGCGTGTTTATATAGCAGGTCGTAATAGCTGCCCATGCCTATTGCATCAAGCTCAAGCTGAGAATTGTCGGAAATAACCAGTATTTCACTTAGTGCCTGGGCTACCCGCTGGCGTAGCAAGTGTTCCGGATTGGTGTTCAGAGCTTGCTGCCACCAAGCCATATGAAAGTACCATTTGTATGGTAATGCCGGATTATTGCTTTCACCATTGAGCGCGGCTTCACCATACTGGCTTAGTAGTTTTTGACGAAAATTTTGCCAGATATCCCGGCTGCTATCAGCATAGGTATTTCCTGAGGATAACTTTGAATTTAGCTGCTGATTCAACCAGTTATCAATACCTTGTCGGGATACTTTCTGAATGGTTTTCTGATCGGCGCCTAAGGTTGCCTGCATCAGGAACCGACTTGTCTGGGATAAGGTATTCACGGGCTCTCCCTAAAATTAACGGATTAGCAGGCACAGAGAGGCCTGCCGGATGCCTGAGTGACAAACATCCGCTATTTGGTGATTGAGTGGTCAGTAAGAGGTTAAATCAGCTTTCAGTCTGAGCGGCTGTTGGTTGCTCTACGGTTTTACCTGCTTTATAACCTTTGGGACGCCAGCCGGGTCCATGAAACAGATAGCCAAAAAACTCACGGGCATTCTTTGCGCTGGTTAGGTCTTTATATAGTCTTGGAAACTCGTAAAACTGTACGGTGACAGGGTTTTTGCTGGTCATTGGTGTGGTCAGACCATAATTAGGTAACTCTTCTTCTTGCTTAAAAGTGCCAAAGATACGGTCCCAGATAATCAGTATTCCACCGAAGTTTTTATCCAGATATTTTTCATCAGAAGCATGATGCACACGGTGATGGGAAGGTGTGTTGAATAGCCATTCCAGTGGCCCAAGCTTGCCTATCATTTCGTTATGCAGCCAGAACTGGTAAGTCAGTACCAGGACTTCTGCACCAATCACCAGTGTAGGGTGAAAGCCCATCAGAATCAGCGGGAAATGGAACAGTACAGGCAGAACCGGATCAAACATACCGAAACGGAATGCGGTTGCGGTATTCATCATAGTTGAGCTGTGATGCACCGAGTGAGAAAGCCAGAACAGACGTACTTTGTGAAAGAAGTAGTGTTCGGCGTAGTAAGCAAAATCCGCCAGTAACAGCACCAGCATAATGGTGTAAGCGTTAACCGGTTGTTTCCAGGGAATTAGTTCGTAAACCCCGTAGAACAGATAGATCACGCCGGCAAATATAACCGCTTCTACCAAAAAGTAAGGCACTAGTGTAAAGATGCTCGACAGACTTTCCAGCATACGTTCTCTGTTCAGACGTTTTGTGATGGCGTCATTACCGAATTCTAACAACAAAAACATCAGTGCAAATACCAGCACCCAGTCATAAATGCTGAAAGATATGTATTCAAAGTATTCCAGCCAGCTGGCGGTAATCAGATCAGCTTCGTACATAATATGGCTCCTTTCCGGTTCCCGTTAATGGCTTAGTTAACCGCCAGGAATGCGACCTGGTTCAGTACCTGATAATTTTCATTCAGCAGATAGAGTTCGTAATCCGCTGTAAATTTGAGCGCATCGCCAAAACGTTGCGGTTTATCCCAGTTATCCAATACGCTTTCGCCTGTCAGGCGCAGGTAGCGGCCGCCTGAGACTTGCAGTTCAGTTACGCCGGTGGGCATGTAAGCATGGTTATTAATGACATAACCCAGTGTCATACTGAGACGTTGGGTTTTCTCTCTGTAGCCGTGATACACCGCGTAAACCTGCGTGCTATTGGTAATTACTACCTTGTTAAGCAGGTCGGCTTTTATAAAGCGCTGCCAGATATTATCTATCTGAGGTTGTAGTGGGCGTTGCAGATCCAGCTGACCACTGATACTGGCCAACCGTAAAGGCTGCCGCTGTTCAGGTACTAAGCCGGCAACTACATTAGTGTTGCTGATCTGAATATGCGCAGTGGTATCTGCGGTTGTTTTTTTAATCGCCTGAATTGCCACAGCAGGTTCTACGGTTGCTGATCCAAAATCCCCCTGGTCGTAAGCTGCGCCTGTT
The DNA window shown above is from Aliamphritea ceti and carries:
- a CDS encoding aromatic ring-hydroxylating oxygenase subunit alpha, whose translation is MSIKSALLLPKSAYTSDAWFNREMATVFEQNWQFAGFVEDLPEPGDFLTVQAGRNNIMIIRGPDAELRAFHNICRHRGTQLLRTCGKAGKAITCPYHDWSYDFKGNLIAVPQQKEEFADLDKSTLGLHAAQISCWDNMIWVHSDPKALSLEEWRQGVDAYLGPHKISELIEYSNSSTSHEIQANWKLVVENYIDGYHLSHLHSTSLDMYDHKQQQSGFCGPHFHFYEPLAAKYAANVDKQSPLPVIDHFTSDKPIGAYVPLLFPCFGIGADESSWSIFWIIPLAANKTKVITRTRVMPASDWRFWTQEWHSYSHYQKQPGTKADKSNQARQANDNDPLASGDFMAEDIYVCEQQQKSLASPLYSVGAYASQQESAIREFHRQLLLAMKHSDANS
- a CDS encoding DUF1501 domain-containing protein, whose translation is MTQLNSSTPKKSRRNLLKSGLTLAGTGMLSGTAPVFSASAFAADNAPMPGDIRIKPARKALVFIMLDGGNDSFNMLVPSNNRHYQEYRNSRSNLALSQSSLLPLENRNDQQGREFGVHPSMPEIQQLFNKQDLAFISNIAPMIEPTSKQAMNNGSAKLPLGLLSHADQFKHWQTSRPEARINQGWFGYLSDALQPRRSDNQIPMNISLAGSNIMQNGILSSHYSITDKGSIGLIVNEQKTPLNAALLESFETLLSTDYQHDPFKQSYLAQTRQAQSRHQVFRDAITPVDINTRFSDTPLSQQLKVVAGSIKAADRLNQQQQTFFLRYIGWDHHDELLNNHQRMLQILSQALGEFQQSLEELGIDEQVITFTGSDFGRTLTSNGNGTDHGWGGNTLVMGKPINGGNIYGQYPSLSLGDNNPLDAGNGVLIPTTATEQLYAELARWFGVANKDINTLFPNLYRHTQTTLNQLI
- a CDS encoding sterol desaturase family protein; its protein translation is MYEADLITASWLEYFEYISFSIYDWVLVFALMFLLLEFGNDAITKRLNRERMLESLSSIFTLVPYFLVEAVIFAGVIYLFYGVYELIPWKQPVNAYTIMLVLLLADFAYYAEHYFFHKVRLFWLSHSVHHSSTMMNTATAFRFGMFDPVLPVLFHFPLILMGFHPTLVIGAEVLVLTYQFWLHNEMIGKLGPLEWLFNTPSHHRVHHASDEKYLDKNFGGILIIWDRIFGTFKQEEELPNYGLTTPMTSKNPVTVQFYEFPRLYKDLTSAKNAREFFGYLFHGPGWRPKGYKAGKTVEQPTAAQTES
- a CDS encoding DUF1800 domain-containing protein, whose amino-acid sequence is MNTLSQTSRFLMQATLGADQKTIQKVSRQGIDNWLNQQLNSKLSSGNTYADSSRDIWQNFRQKLLSQYGEAALNGESNNPALPYKWYFHMAWWQQALNTNPEHLLRQRVAQALSEILVISDNSQLELDAIGMGSYYDLLYKHAFGNYSDLLYDVSMHPCMGVYLSHMNNQKADPTEHIHPDENYAREIMQLFTIGLYELNPDGSRKPGNNGQPQASYNNEDIRQLAKVFTGLKASAYEYEWDTSFWQSSYNGYPVSFDDGIDKTYKVPPFVNMTNSMSIDEDRHDRSAKELLNGRVKLPAEQGAAREIYSTIQQLVAHPNTAPFIATHLINQLVTSNPSKAYVKSVAAMFGKEGNLKAVIKAVLSYPQREFAARKRLPSARQEAGLTIQSQKLKSPLLRTTQILRAFNANNRSGKLWLIGDDIQTLLQQHPLSSPTVFNFYKPDFTPHGPLELAGLVAPEFELHTSATSIAYVNMMYYWFFGEYLPVVSTRINSTPGIHNVPELNPDILNTDEHNKLQLNFANQIAMAKDPEQHDALIDQMSLLLTGKTDLSIKPQIKDAFKHYRDQPAWVVQTIAFMLTISPEFTVLEA
- a CDS encoding GyrI-like domain-containing protein, which codes for MTTLPKRNPFLLAIYMLAVVMMFVFIIWIVLYPYATPDYDYTTTGAAYDQGDFGSATVEPAVAIQAIKKTTADTTAHIQISNTNVVAGLVPEQRQPLRLASISGQLDLQRPLQPQIDNIWQRFIKADLLNKVVITNSTQVYAVYHGYREKTQRLSMTLGYVINNHAYMPTGVTELQVSGGRYLRLTGESVLDNWDKPQRFGDALKFTADYELYLLNENYQVLNQVAFLAVN